In bacterium, a single genomic region encodes these proteins:
- a CDS encoding extracellular solute-binding protein — MKSSSAMTYLESATKVRALCLVCLLALLGCTSDDGITRIQLWHQMQPEDRAVLLRVVEAFDARHAAVSVEVIYKETEELRSNFQSAALAGLGPDLLYGPSDQVGPLATMQFVRPLNDFFDASELERLDTRAIVNFKGKTYQLADRIGNHLALVYNKNLLPAPPQDTDELIRMGRDATKDVNGDGVTDQWGLVWNFTEPFFFIPWLSGFGGWVLDDSARPTLNSPSAASAFRFVRSLRDEHKIVPPDCDYNTADALFKEGRAAMLINGPWSWSGYGAAGIDYGLARIPKVTATGIWPAPMVSPLGYSINVHSSGKELEAAVDLLRYLLSDSVQQQFVEATGIIPSSLAVRSDSTYLSRPHVAESLSQFEVGKPMPIVPELRAVWDAMRSSYQSVLGGYLSPEDAAAKMQRDAEQKIREMNE, encoded by the coding sequence GTGAAATCATCATCCGCCATGACATATTTGGAAAGCGCGACTAAAGTGAGAGCGCTTTGTCTGGTTTGCCTGCTTGCGCTGTTGGGCTGCACCAGTGATGATGGTATCACACGCATTCAACTATGGCACCAGATGCAGCCCGAGGATCGCGCCGTTTTGTTGCGCGTTGTCGAGGCATTTGATGCCAGGCACGCTGCTGTGAGCGTTGAGGTAATCTACAAGGAAACCGAGGAACTTCGTTCAAATTTCCAATCCGCCGCTCTTGCAGGACTCGGCCCTGACCTGCTCTACGGACCGTCCGACCAGGTTGGACCTTTGGCAACGATGCAGTTTGTGCGCCCTCTCAATGATTTTTTCGATGCCTCTGAACTTGAGCGACTGGATACGCGCGCGATTGTTAATTTCAAGGGCAAGACGTATCAGCTTGCCGACCGGATTGGCAATCATCTGGCTCTTGTTTACAACAAGAACCTGCTTCCTGCGCCGCCGCAGGATACTGATGAACTCATTCGCATGGGTCGTGATGCCACAAAAGACGTGAATGGCGACGGTGTAACCGACCAATGGGGACTGGTCTGGAATTTCACTGAACCCTTCTTCTTCATTCCGTGGCTATCAGGATTCGGCGGATGGGTTCTCGATGATAGTGCGCGGCCGACTTTGAATTCTCCTTCCGCGGCAAGTGCATTTCGATTTGTAAGATCGTTGCGGGATGAACACAAGATTGTTCCACCGGATTGCGATTACAATACGGCTGACGCGCTCTTCAAGGAAGGCAGAGCGGCGATGCTGATAAACGGTCCGTGGTCATGGAGCGGTTATGGAGCCGCCGGTATTGATTACGGATTGGCCCGCATTCCAAAGGTCACCGCAACCGGAATTTGGCCGGCACCGATGGTCTCGCCACTCGGATATTCAATCAATGTGCATAGCAGCGGCAAGGAGCTTGAAGCCGCCGTTGACTTGCTGAGGTACCTGCTTAGCGACAGCGTTCAGCAGCAGTTTGTTGAGGCGACAGGCATCATTCCAAGTTCGCTGGCTGTTCGATCCGACTCAACTTATCTGTCTCGTCCGCACGTTGCTGAGAGTCTGTCGCAGTTTGAAGTCGGCAAGCCCATGCCCATCGTTCCGGAGTTGCGCGCCGTCTGGGACGCCATGCGCTCCTCCTACCAGTCCGTTCTCGGCGGCTATCTTTCCCCCGAAGATGCTGCCGCAAAAATGCAGCGAGATGCTGAACAAAAGATTCGGGAAATGAATGAATAG
- a CDS encoding sugar ABC transporter permease → MNRDRNFAMWMVAPAAVVVALVVVWPFIYNIALSFSNMSLLHIHDWEFIGPRQYEKVFSDSIFYSVLGKTLLWTVVNVFFHVAIGVALAVILHENVPGKRLFRTLLILPWAIPAVVTALTWRGMFHYEYGAVNLILTKVFAQTPIQWLNDPIGTFAACVITNVWLGFPFMMVVALGGLQSIPKELYEAAMIDGASAWQRFRTITLPMLVPVLTPAIILGFVWTFNKVDIVWLVSNGGEPADQTHILVSYVYRAAFNLYRYGYAAAGSMIIFLLLVLFSVTFMRRMRAGTES, encoded by the coding sequence ATGAATAGAGACCGCAACTTCGCGATGTGGATGGTTGCGCCTGCCGCTGTGGTCGTGGCTTTGGTCGTTGTTTGGCCCTTCATCTATAACATCGCTCTGTCATTCTCCAACATGAGCCTGCTGCATATTCATGATTGGGAATTCATCGGGCCGCGTCAGTATGAGAAGGTTTTCAGCGACTCAATCTTCTACTCCGTTCTCGGCAAGACTCTGCTCTGGACTGTTGTCAATGTCTTTTTCCATGTGGCGATCGGTGTTGCACTGGCTGTGATTCTGCACGAAAACGTGCCCGGCAAACGATTGTTCCGAACGCTGCTGATTCTCCCCTGGGCGATTCCGGCGGTCGTTACGGCGTTGACCTGGCGCGGTATGTTCCATTACGAGTATGGAGCCGTCAATCTCATCCTCACAAAGGTCTTCGCGCAAACTCCTATACAGTGGCTAAATGACCCCATCGGCACCTTTGCCGCATGTGTAATCACAAATGTCTGGCTTGGGTTTCCCTTCATGATGGTCGTCGCCCTTGGCGGATTGCAAAGCATTCCCAAGGAGCTGTATGAAGCCGCAATGATTGATGGCGCGTCGGCGTGGCAAAGATTCAGGACCATTACCCTGCCGATGCTCGTACCTGTATTGACGCCTGCAATCATTCTTGGTTTTGTCTGGACTTTCAACAAGGTGGATATCGTCTGGCTTGTTTCCAACGGTGGTGAACCTGCCGACCAAACGCATATTCTTGTCTCCTATGTTTATCGTGCGGCTTTTAATTTGTACAGATATGGCTATGCGGCCGCAGGTTCAATGATAATATTCCTTTTACTTGTATTGTTCTCAGTGACATTTATGCGACGCATGCGCGCCGGTACGGAGTCGTAG
- a CDS encoding ABC transporter permease subunit — protein sequence MLKKAILVVVLCAVTILTLYPVLTVVTVSLRPADRLLSTSLEIVPQDATLGNYVALFTERPFLRWMLNSTLVAAAVTIFATALASTAGYAFSRFRFPGYKVGMSMLLITQMFPATMLLLPLFLMLAKLGLINSYIGLMVVYSATALPFTVWQMKGYYDTIPKELEEAAMLDGAGRFKTFYLVILPLAAPALVITALFSFLTAWSEYVVAAQVLLTEDMYTLPIGLKQFQSSMTTEWGLYAAGSIVVSIPVILLFMKLSKWLVSGLTLGSVKG from the coding sequence ATGTTGAAGAAAGCAATACTTGTCGTCGTCTTGTGTGCAGTCACGATTCTGACCCTTTATCCTGTCTTAACTGTGGTCACCGTTTCTCTGCGCCCGGCGGACAGGCTCCTCTCAACATCGCTTGAGATTGTTCCGCAAGACGCTACGCTTGGGAACTACGTCGCCTTGTTTACCGAGCGGCCGTTCTTGCGCTGGATGTTAAATAGCACGCTTGTCGCCGCGGCCGTGACTATTTTTGCCACTGCGCTGGCGTCGACTGCCGGCTACGCGTTTTCTCGATTTCGTTTTCCCGGGTACAAAGTCGGTATGAGCATGCTTCTGATTACCCAGATGTTTCCTGCCACCATGCTTCTCCTGCCGCTCTTCTTGATGCTTGCCAAACTCGGCCTCATCAACTCTTATATCGGACTGATGGTCGTGTACTCGGCAACTGCACTCCCGTTTACTGTTTGGCAGATGAAGGGCTACTACGACACCATTCCAAAGGAACTGGAAGAGGCTGCCATGCTCGACGGTGCGGGACGGTTTAAGACCTTCTATCTCGTTATTCTGCCGCTGGCCGCACCGGCACTTGTAATTACCGCACTATTCAGTTTTCTGACTGCATGGAGCGAGTATGTCGTTGCCGCGCAAGTTCTATTGACCGAAGATATGTACACGCTGCCGATTGGTCTGAAACAATTCCAGTCCAGCATGACTACCGAATGGGGACTCTATGCAGCCGGCTCGATTGTGGTCAGTATTCCCGTGATTCTTCTGTTTATGAAATTGTCAAAATGGTTGGTGTCAGGCTTGACGCTTGGAAGTGTGAAAGGATAG
- a CDS encoding Ig-like domain-containing protein, with translation MKAMRTMFVAALLCAAAAAFAVPSFTPVIDGVKDAGWGNTPDHSSTSQALPTEFNLDGGLYVTDDAEWVYFGYDADNDPWADGKSVHVHIVFDVGSTAVGGTFACWGANNVAYTHTYKPEYDLVMQWNTDNQNSQFTGLNTWTINTWVQQPEITTDAGGGNQWTEVAIRKNQIGTPGFGTTLNISMWLRPAWDSQGGVACLPADATFPSDNAAVAHPLSQQFAYSIQTAYGDAVAPRLLSVRQIDRRSVELLFNEPMNPVRLNNSSYYVTHGWPFTGIRYVNDLQAAIWNFSNFTDGTTYAISLLSGITDVAGNPIDANFDSLSWTSPLYSDVLFRVEDPGATHDSIWFKGSFNFYREYDASWQGGNYLLYDDGTNGDVVPGDHVFSRRFEMVPNGGTPNFEWGCVDENDNWLIVGPNQSFSLVDSNDITVTYVIPNPTINPVTVTFRCDVECLLGQAITPDSVSVAGPFNGWSGQVMADGDLDGQYTLDVLFPAGSVRTQEFKFRFHIGGGTTWEDVPNRPLEVNDANPTQDLGNIFWNDWVCPPSELTVYSNGTEAVLYWNGPSRAHFEVFGHTVSDSIIENGTILGNTPNDTYTVTPLLNIQYFQVRAYKP, from the coding sequence ATGAAAGCCATGCGCACGATGTTTGTCGCGGCACTCTTGTGTGCCGCAGCAGCCGCTTTCGCGGTCCCGTCCTTCACTCCCGTCATTGACGGGGTAAAGGACGCCGGTTGGGGAAACACCCCTGACCACAGTTCAACTTCTCAGGCTCTGCCAACCGAGTTTAATCTCGATGGCGGCCTGTATGTCACGGACGATGCCGAGTGGGTCTATTTCGGATACGATGCCGACAACGACCCTTGGGCTGACGGAAAAAGCGTTCACGTTCACATCGTATTCGATGTCGGCAGCACCGCGGTCGGCGGAACCTTCGCCTGCTGGGGCGCAAACAATGTCGCGTATACGCACACCTACAAGCCCGAGTATGATCTCGTCATGCAGTGGAATACCGACAACCAAAACTCACAGTTCACCGGACTCAATACATGGACGATCAACACGTGGGTGCAGCAGCCGGAAATCACAACCGATGCCGGCGGTGGCAATCAGTGGACTGAAGTTGCCATACGCAAGAATCAAATCGGCACCCCGGGCTTTGGCACCACTCTGAATATCTCCATGTGGCTGCGTCCGGCATGGGATTCGCAAGGCGGTGTTGCATGCCTGCCCGCTGATGCGACATTCCCGAGTGACAACGCCGCCGTTGCTCATCCGCTGTCGCAGCAATTTGCCTATTCCATTCAAACTGCCTATGGTGATGCGGTTGCCCCGCGGCTGCTCTCTGTGCGTCAAATTGATCGACGCTCGGTTGAGTTACTCTTCAACGAGCCGATGAATCCCGTGCGACTGAACAACTCCTCTTACTATGTCACGCACGGCTGGCCCTTCACAGGAATTCGCTATGTCAACGACCTGCAGGCTGCCATCTGGAATTTCAGTAATTTCACCGATGGCACAACATACGCCATTTCTCTCCTGTCAGGCATAACCGATGTCGCCGGAAATCCCATTGACGCGAACTTCGATTCGCTTTCTTGGACCTCCCCGCTCTATTCCGATGTCCTCTTCCGTGTCGAAGACCCGGGTGCCACTCATGATTCGATTTGGTTCAAAGGCTCCTTTAATTTCTATCGCGAGTACGATGCGTCATGGCAGGGCGGAAACTACCTCCTCTATGATGACGGTACCAATGGCGACGTCGTCCCCGGTGATCACGTGTTCTCGCGCCGCTTTGAGATGGTTCCAAACGGAGGTACTCCTAACTTCGAATGGGGCTGCGTGGATGAAAACGACAACTGGCTGATAGTCGGTCCGAATCAGAGCTTCTCGCTGGTGGATTCCAATGACATTACCGTCACCTACGTCATTCCCAATCCCACCATCAATCCGGTGACCGTGACATTCCGTTGCGATGTCGAGTGTCTCCTCGGCCAGGCAATCACTCCGGACAGTGTCAGTGTTGCCGGACCGTTTAACGGTTGGAGTGGGCAGGTGATGGCCGATGGAGATCTTGACGGTCAATACACTCTCGATGTGCTCTTTCCCGCAGGCTCAGTCCGGACGCAGGAGTTCAAGTTCCGCTTCCACATCGGCGGTGGAACCACTTGGGAAGATGTGCCTAACCGGCCTCTCGAAGTCAATGACGCGAATCCGACGCAAGACCTCGGCAACATCTTCTGGAATGACTGGGTTTGCCCGCCGTCGGAACTGACCGTCTACAGCAATGGAACCGAAGCCGTCCTCTACTGGAATGGCCCAAGCCGCGCACACTTTGAAGTTTTCGGTCATACAGTGTCTGACAGCATCATCGAAAACGGCACCATTCTCGGCAACACCCCGAATGACACTTACACTGTTACGCCGCTTCTGAATATCCAGTACTTCCAGGTTCGTGCCTATAAACCGTAA